Proteins from a genomic interval of Collinsella sp. zg1085:
- a CDS encoding ZmpA/ZmpB/ZmpC family metallo-endopeptidase, with protein sequence MRSKYMYLLATICYVLTLCVTPLSAYAQGLSPADIDRVVTEVHDSLSAISYDSPEVAQKIAPTRFTGTEKLNKKTEIFKATNKPFNEITDDEAILALQQDYFKSAGYRDVFEATRNHIDGFVREIVRSDSEQSGWSAQQYIDAIKARSTEFLLGVTYQERLYNFSYQNFSFAEGLRTSGAFDKTFSPLKLAFDLGAQGGNQYALKKSADSFSKIVGPQVADVTNLNDFFARKVPANNLATWYVEQLQAHGHLVEERASQELPDAPYKLYDKLIGAGAKTAPYILPLLSASKSHLVVLSNISSIAWSMQERYIEHTDSTSELADLKVLATKSADNQAAYIDFWARMVPEQAGNMKTNRLVTDGFSVKGRGTGQAAWSPKFGDTATDSVNNFFGPLGLWSSYRFVGAEASGQDITMWIARLLDDTGASAYGHELTHQLAGSTYLKGHGIRSGTSAELLPRGLYETFEHNDPIYALNQSMSWPEDGYANASITRFRDEASVQAYMKNILDVTNSLDVIEAQDVLGRSAAVKQAWFNVVRTVPSEAYPGAYDEEFMPSTEAQASNWHTINDLVQDNAVVARYEAVGGQRTGIARYNGYPTIPLFSPSFGAPLSPEGTTGDVHMRRIAWELLGTYGYSGGMVPYLSNQYKPAGVEAGKSFADALILDKIGAGDDATLRRTAFAARAEKLGDLRPVTIQWNNETITIDSPEKLRELMKAAIDMDIAFDAAHNRYLRARDTQVEKLKAQIYLAYKALTHEFRESVYRTPNPDAQPDTGDSTNTEEQPDTGGTTQPGEQPGGGASSDTGDTGGSTDAGTTPNPPAGNNLDTGTGNMPNTGTTDNSHTGAGDTAGTEDNHAGDTSGAGADTGAGNTGDTSGTDVNAGEGNNTEGTSGASGDTHTEEQPGTNNADNTNTQPGTGGADNTSTQPNMGHAADNNTHAGVGNTSNTTSTTETFADVKPGSTLQDSSLQAGGTQQDDAHDKQEPKAKHEQQDSQMRSDSDGVKVSVRRLPATADQTILLTSFAAIALCVAALVLARSFSKQL encoded by the coding sequence ATGCGTTCAAAATATATGTATCTACTCGCAACCATCTGCTATGTACTCACCTTATGCGTAACTCCTTTGAGCGCTTATGCGCAAGGTCTTTCACCTGCTGATATTGATCGGGTGGTTACAGAGGTACATGATAGTTTGAGCGCCATAAGCTATGACTCACCCGAAGTTGCTCAAAAAATTGCTCCAACGCGGTTTACGGGCACCGAAAAGCTCAACAAAAAGACGGAGATTTTTAAGGCAACAAACAAACCTTTTAATGAAATTACCGATGATGAAGCCATTCTTGCTTTGCAACAAGATTATTTCAAGAGTGCTGGTTATCGTGATGTGTTTGAAGCAACACGAAATCACATTGATGGTTTTGTGAGAGAAATTGTGCGTTCAGATTCGGAGCAAAGTGGATGGTCGGCTCAGCAATACATCGATGCCATTAAAGCTCGTTCAACAGAATTTTTGCTTGGTGTTACCTATCAAGAACGTCTCTATAATTTTAGCTATCAGAATTTTTCGTTTGCAGAGGGTCTTAGAACTTCAGGCGCATTTGATAAAACGTTTTCACCTCTCAAGCTTGCTTTTGATTTGGGCGCTCAGGGTGGCAATCAATATGCACTTAAAAAGAGTGCTGATAGCTTTAGCAAGATTGTGGGGCCACAAGTTGCTGATGTAACAAACCTTAATGATTTTTTTGCACGAAAGGTGCCTGCCAACAACCTGGCTACATGGTATGTTGAGCAGCTACAAGCACACGGGCATCTAGTGGAAGAGCGTGCTTCTCAAGAGTTGCCTGACGCACCGTATAAGCTCTACGACAAGCTGATAGGAGCTGGAGCAAAAACTGCACCATATATTTTGCCGCTGCTGTCGGCAAGTAAAAGTCATCTCGTGGTGCTTTCTAATATTTCCTCAATCGCATGGAGTATGCAAGAGCGCTATATTGAGCATACAGACAGCACCTCTGAGCTTGCAGACCTAAAGGTACTTGCCACTAAAAGCGCAGATAATCAGGCAGCATACATTGATTTTTGGGCACGTATGGTGCCAGAACAAGCGGGAAATATGAAAACAAACCGCCTGGTAACCGATGGCTTTAGTGTTAAGGGTCGCGGAACAGGTCAGGCGGCTTGGTCGCCTAAGTTTGGCGATACAGCTACCGATTCGGTGAACAACTTTTTTGGTCCTTTGGGTTTGTGGAGCTCCTATCGCTTTGTTGGTGCAGAGGCCAGCGGGCAAGACATTACCATGTGGATTGCGCGTTTGCTCGATGATACGGGTGCTTCCGCCTATGGTCATGAGTTAACTCATCAACTTGCTGGTAGCACATATCTTAAAGGCCATGGGATTCGTTCAGGCACCTCGGCAGAGCTTCTACCGCGTGGTCTGTATGAAACCTTTGAACACAACGACCCTATTTATGCATTGAATCAGAGTATGAGTTGGCCTGAAGATGGTTATGCAAACGCATCAATTACACGCTTTAGAGATGAGGCAAGCGTTCAGGCGTATATGAAAAACATACTTGATGTCACCAATAGTCTTGATGTTATTGAGGCACAAGATGTTCTTGGGCGCTCTGCTGCAGTTAAGCAGGCTTGGTTTAATGTTGTGCGCACGGTACCAAGTGAGGCGTATCCGGGTGCGTATGACGAGGAATTTATGCCCTCTACCGAGGCACAGGCATCAAACTGGCACACCATCAACGACCTTGTACAAGATAATGCCGTGGTTGCGCGCTATGAGGCTGTGGGCGGACAACGCACGGGTATTGCACGCTATAACGGATATCCTACTATTCCTCTGTTTTCACCTTCATTTGGCGCACCGCTTTCTCCAGAAGGAACAACCGGAGATGTTCATATGCGCCGTATTGCGTGGGAGTTGCTCGGCACCTATGGTTATTCAGGCGGTATGGTGCCCTATTTGTCAAATCAATATAAGCCGGCAGGTGTTGAAGCAGGTAAAAGCTTTGCAGATGCGCTTATTCTTGACAAAATTGGAGCGGGTGACGATGCCACTTTGCGCCGCACAGCTTTTGCCGCTCGTGCAGAAAAGCTCGGCGATTTGCGTCCAGTAACTATTCAGTGGAATAACGAAACCATAACAATTGATTCTCCTGAAAAGCTGCGCGAACTTATGAAGGCGGCAATTGATATGGATATTGCATTTGACGCCGCACATAATCGTTATTTGCGTGCCCGCGATACGCAGGTAGAAAAACTTAAGGCTCAAATCTATTTGGCATATAAAGCATTGACACATGAGTTCCGTGAGTCGGTATATCGTACCCCCAATCCTGATGCGCAGCCCGATACGGGGGACTCAACTAATACAGAGGAGCAACCGGATACGGGTGGCACAACGCAACCAGGCGAGCAGCCGGGCGGTGGTGCTTCTAGTGATACAGGTGATACGGGCGGAAGTACTGATGCGGGTACTACACCCAACCCGCCTGCCGGAAATAATCTAGACACAGGAACTGGCAACATGCCAAACACAGGTACCACAGACAATTCTCATACCGGTGCTGGAGATACGGCAGGTACAGAAGATAATCATGCAGGGGATACGTCAGGTGCCGGTGCTGACACGGGAGCGGGAAATACGGGCGACACTTCCGGCACAGATGTTAATGCAGGCGAAGGCAACAATACTGAGGGCACCTCGGGTGCAAGCGGAGATACCCATACGGAGGAGCAGCCAGGCACCAACAATGCGGACAACACCAATACCCAGCCGGGCACAGGTGGAGCAGACAACACCAGCACGCAGCCAAATATGGGTCATGCAGCCGACAATAACACACATGCGGGCGTGGGCAATACGTCTAACACGACTTCTACAACAGAAACCTTTGCTGACGTAAAGCCTGGTTCAACCTTGCAGGATAGTTCACTTCAAGCAGGTGGAACTCAGCAAGATGATGCTCATGACAAACAAGAGCCAAAGGCTAAGCATGAGCAGCAGGATAGCCAAATGAGGTCAGACTCAGATGGGGTAAAAGTATCCGTTCGTCGTCTTCCTGCAACTGCCGACCAAACTATTTTGCTGACCTCATTTGCAGCTATTGCACTTTGCGTTGCAGCGCTGGTACTTGCTCGGAGTTTTTCTAAGCAGCTCTAA
- the pgi gene encoding glucose-6-phosphate isomerase, whose amino-acid sequence MSSVREPIDATQTAAWSALQVHADRLKSSEFSLARCFDEQPERASELSFDVGNLHIDLSKNLMTSKTVTLLADLARAVGLEERRDAMFAGEHINTTEDRAVLHTALRRPVSDAGTLMVDGQDVVADVHEVLHRMYEFARAVREGAWTGVSGKRIEHVLSIGIGGSDLGPVMVYEALKPYADAGIDCTFVSNIDPNDMAEKTKHLDPETTLVIVVSKTFTTLETLVNARTAKRWLLDSLYERGVLADTPEARAEAVAKHFVAVSTALDLVANFGIDPNNAFGFWNWVGGRYSVDSAVGLSLILALGPERFEEFLEGFREIDEYFVATPLEHNVVALMGLLNVWYTSFFGFTTHAVLPYNQYLHRFPAYLQQLTMESNGKHVRWDGTPVTSATGEIFWGEPGTNGQHAFYQLIHQGTQVIPADFIAFVNTPNPTCDGEQDVHELFLGNFLAQTKALAFGKSAEEVQKEGTPEWMVQARVFAGNRPTTSILGVDLTPHAIGALIALYEHITFVEGSVWGIDSYDQWGVELGKQMAKDITPAFSDDDALATQDASTRALIEFYRAHRR is encoded by the coding sequence ATGTCATCTGTTCGAGAACCTATTGATGCTACACAAACTGCAGCTTGGTCTGCTTTGCAAGTGCATGCCGATAGGCTGAAAAGCTCGGAGTTTAGTCTTGCTCGGTGCTTTGATGAGCAGCCAGAGCGCGCCTCAGAGCTGAGCTTTGATGTAGGCAATTTGCATATTGACCTATCTAAAAATCTTATGACATCAAAGACTGTGACCCTTCTGGCAGACTTGGCGCGTGCGGTTGGGCTTGAAGAGCGTCGTGATGCCATGTTTGCCGGTGAGCATATCAATACCACTGAGGACCGTGCGGTGCTCCATACGGCGCTAAGACGCCCGGTGAGCGATGCTGGTACGCTCATGGTTGACGGTCAAGATGTGGTGGCTGATGTGCACGAGGTTTTGCATCGCATGTATGAATTTGCTCGTGCAGTTCGTGAGGGCGCTTGGACAGGTGTGAGCGGTAAGCGTATTGAGCATGTGCTCTCAATTGGTATTGGTGGGTCTGACTTGGGTCCGGTCATGGTATACGAGGCGCTAAAACCTTATGCCGACGCTGGTATTGATTGCACCTTTGTTTCAAACATTGACCCTAATGATATGGCAGAAAAAACCAAGCATCTCGACCCTGAGACAACCTTGGTCATTGTGGTTTCAAAGACCTTTACAACGCTCGAAACCCTCGTTAATGCTCGTACGGCTAAGCGTTGGTTACTTGATAGTTTGTACGAACGTGGCGTCTTAGCAGATACCCCAGAAGCACGTGCAGAGGCGGTTGCCAAGCATTTTGTTGCAGTATCAACAGCACTTGATTTAGTAGCCAATTTTGGTATTGACCCCAATAACGCATTTGGTTTTTGGAATTGGGTAGGCGGGCGCTATTCAGTTGATTCAGCAGTTGGTCTTTCCCTAATCTTGGCACTTGGTCCTGAGCGCTTTGAGGAGTTTTTAGAAGGCTTCCGCGAGATAGACGAGTATTTTGTTGCAACACCGCTTGAACACAATGTTGTTGCGCTTATGGGCTTGTTAAACGTCTGGTACACCAGTTTCTTTGGCTTTACCACACATGCAGTGCTTCCATACAACCAGTATTTGCATCGGTTCCCAGCATATTTGCAGCAGCTTACCATGGAGAGCAATGGTAAACATGTAAGGTGGGATGGCACGCCGGTGACAAGTGCAACAGGAGAGATATTCTGGGGAGAACCAGGCACCAACGGACAGCATGCCTTTTACCAGCTTATCCATCAAGGTACTCAGGTTATACCGGCAGACTTTATTGCTTTTGTTAATACGCCTAACCCAACGTGCGACGGTGAGCAAGATGTACACGAGCTATTCTTGGGCAACTTCTTAGCGCAAACCAAGGCGCTCGCGTTTGGTAAGTCAGCTGAGGAAGTTCAAAAAGAAGGTACGCCTGAGTGGATGGTTCAGGCACGGGTATTTGCGGGCAATCGTCCTACGACATCTATTTTGGGTGTTGATTTAACGCCTCATGCGATTGGTGCCTTGATTGCACTTTATGAGCACATTACCTTTGTTGAGGGTAGCGTATGGGGCATAGATTCCTATGACCAGTGGGGTGTTGAGCTGGGCAAGCAAATGGCCAAAGATATTACACCTGCTTTTAGCGATGACGATGCATTGGCCACACAAGATGCAAGCACCCGCGCGCTCATTGAGTTTTATCGGGCTCATCGGCGCTAA